Proteins encoded together in one Mus pahari chromosome 9, PAHARI_EIJ_v1.1, whole genome shotgun sequence window:
- the Med16 gene encoding mediator of RNA polymerase II transcription subunit 16 isoform X1 → MAASDPGRWGECGPRPPGRLGARGGQEPGTVLGAVGMMDLAYVCEWEKWAKSTYCPSLPLACAWSCRNLIAFTTDLRNDDQDLTHMIHILDTEHPWEVHSVSSGHSEAITCLEWDQSGSRLLSADADGQIKCWSMADHLANSWESSVGSQVEGDPIVALSWLHNGVKLALHVEKSGASSFGEKFSRVKFSPSLTLFGGKPMEGWIAVTVSGLVTVSLLKPSGQVLTSTESLCRLRGRVALADIAFTGGGNIVVAAADGSSASPVKFYKVCVSVVSEKCHIDTEILPSLFMRCTTDPNRKDRCPAITHLKFLARDMSEQVLLCASSQTSSLVECWSLRKEGLPVNNIFQQISPVVGDKQPMILKWRILSATNDLDRVSAVALPKLPISLTNTDLKVASDTQFYPGLGLALAFQDGSVHMVHRLSLQTMAVFYSSAPRSLDEPALKRPRTTCPAVHFKAMQLSWTSLALVGIDNHGKLSMLRISPSLGHPLEPKLALQHLLFLLEYCMVTGYDWWDILLHVQPGMVQSLVERLHEEYTRQKPALQQVLSTRILAMKASLCKLSPCTVARVCDYHTKLFLMAITSTLKSLLRPHFLNTPDKSPGDRLAEICAKITDVDIDKVMINLKTEEFVLDMNTLQALQQLLQWVGDFVLYLLVSLPNQGSPLRPGHSFLRDGTSLGMLRELMVVIRIWGLLKPSCLPVYTATSDTQDSMSLLFRLLTKLWICCRDEGTASEPDEGLVDECCLLPSQLLVPNLDWLPASDGLVSRLQPKQPLRLRFGRAPTLPSSTSTLQLDGLTRAPGQPKIDHLRRLHLGAYPTEECKACTRCGCVTMLKSPNKTTAVTQWEQRWIKNCLCGGLWRRVPLSCS, encoded by the exons ATGGCGGCGTCGGATCCCGGGCGTTGGGGCGAGTGTGGACCGCGGCCGCCGGGCCGACTGGGCGCCCGGGGCGGACAG GAGCCAGGGACTGTGCTAGGTGCGGTGGGTATGATGGACCTGGCCTACGTGTGCGAATGGGAGAAGTGGGCCAAGAGCACATACTGCCCGTCGCTGCCCCTGGCCTGCGCCTGGTCCTGCAGGAACCTCATTGCCTTCACCACAGACCTACGCAATGATGACCAGG ACCTGACACACATGATCCATATCCTAGACACGGAACACCCCTGGGAAGTGCACTCTGTCAGCTCTGGTCACAGCGAGGCCATCACCTGCCTGGAGTGGGACCAGTCGG GGTCCCGGCTCCTGTCTGCTGATGCTGATGGACAGATCAAATGCTGGAGCATGGCTGACCACCTGGCCAACAGCTGGGAGAGCTCAGTGGGCAGCCAGGTGGAGGGGGACCCCATCGTGGCCCTGTCCTGGCTGCACAACGGGGTGAAGCTGGCCCTGCATGTAGAGAAG TCTGGTGCCTCCAGCTTTGGAGAGAAGTTCTCACGTGTGAAGTTCTCCCCGTCACTCACGCTGTTTGGTGGCAAGCCAATGGAGGGTTGGATTGCAGTGACAGTCAGCGGCCTGGTCACTGTGTCCCTCCTGAAGCCCAGCGGGCAGGTGCTGACGTCCACAGAGAGCCTGTGCCGGCTGCGTGGCAGAGTGGCGCTGGCTGACATTGCCTTCACGGGCGGTGGGAACATCGTGGTGGCCGCTGCGGACGGCAGCAGCGCGTCGCCCGTGAAGTTCTACAAGGTGTGCGTCAGCGTGGTGAGTGAGAAGTGCCACATCGACACAGAGATCCTGCCCTCGCTGTTCATGCGCTGCACCACTGATCCCAACCGCAAAGACAGGTGCCCCGCCATCACACACCTCAAGTTCCTGGCGCGAGATATGTCTGAGCAG GTGCTCCTGTGTGCGTCCAGCCAGACCAGCAGCCTGGTGGAGTGTTGGTCCCTTCGGAAAGAGGGCCTTCCCGTGAACAATATCTTCCAGCAGATCTCGCCTGTGG TTGGTGACAAACAGCCCATGATCCTCAAGTGGCGGATCCTGTCGGCCACCAACGACCTGGACCGTGTATCCGCGGTGGCACTGCCGAAACTGCCCATTTCACTCACCAACACTGACCTCAAGGTGGCTAGTGACACCCAGTTCTATCCAGGCCTTG GCTTAGCGCTGGCCTTCCAGGACGGCAGCGTGCACATGGTGCATCGGCTGTCCCTGCAGACCATGGCGGTATTCTACAGCTCAGCCCCACGTTCACTGGATGAGCCTGCCCTGAAACGCCCACGCACCACATGCCCCGCCGTACACTTTAAGGCCATGCAGCTGTCCTGGACTTCGCTGGCCCTTGTGGGCATCGACAACCACGGGAAG CTCAGCATGCTGCGTATCTCTCCATCCCTGGGTCACCCGCTGGAGCCCAAGCTGGCTCTGCAACATCTGCTGTTCCTGCTGGAATACTGCATGGTGACCGGCTATGACTGGTGGGACATCCTGCTGCACGTGCAGCCCGGCATGGTGCAGAGCCTGGTGGAGCGGCTGCATGAGGAGTACACGCGCCAGAAGCCTGCCCTGCAACAG gtCCTCTCCACCCGGATACTGGCCATGAAGGCCTCACTGTGCAAGCTGTCACCCTGCACCGTGGCTCGTGTGTGTGACTACCACACCAAGCTGTTCCTCATGGCCATCACGTCCACCCTAAAGTCGCTGCTGCGCCCACACTTCCTCAACACCCCTGACAAGAGCCCTGGGGACCGCCTGGCCGAGATCTGCGCCAAGATCACCGATGTTG ACATTGACAAAGTCATGATCAACCTGAAGACTGAAGAGTTCGTCCTAGACATGAACACTTTGCAGGCACTGCAACAGTTGCTACAGTGGGTGGGAGACTTCGTGCTTTACCTCCTGGTCAGCCTGCCCAACCAG GGCTCCCCACTAAGGCCAGGCCACAGCTTCCTCCGCGATGGTACCTCCCTGGGCATGCTGCGAGAGTTGATGGTTGTCATCCGAATCTGGGGCCTGCTGAAGCccagctgcctgcctgtctacaCAGCCACCTCGGACACCCAGGACAGCATGTCCCTGCTCTTCCGACTGCTCACCAAACTGTGGATCTGCT GCCGTGATGAGGGCACAGCCAGTGAACCAGATGAGGGTTTGGTGGATGAATGCTGCCTGCTGCCTAGCCAGCTGCTGGTTCCCAACCTGGACTGGCTTCCCGCCAGTGACGGCCTGGTCAGTCGCCTTCAGCCCAAACAGCCCCTGCGCCTGCGCTTCGGCAGGGCACCCACCCTGCCCAGCAGCACCTCCACCCTGCAGCTGGATGGCCTCACCAG GGCCCCTGGCCAGCCCAAGATCGACCACCTCCGGAGGCTACACCTGGGCGCCTACCCCACCGAGGAGTGCAAAGCCTGCACCAG GTGTGGCTGTGTCACCATGCTGAAGTCTCCCAACAAGACAACCGCTGTGACACAGTGGGAACAGCGGTGGATCAAGAATTGCCTGTGTGGTGGGCTGTGGCGGCGAGTGCCTCTCAGCTGTTCCTGA
- the Med16 gene encoding mediator of RNA polymerase II transcription subunit 16 isoform X2 yields MAASDPGRWGECGPRPPGRLGARGGQPGTVLGAVGMMDLAYVCEWEKWAKSTYCPSLPLACAWSCRNLIAFTTDLRNDDQDLTHMIHILDTEHPWEVHSVSSGHSEAITCLEWDQSGSRLLSADADGQIKCWSMADHLANSWESSVGSQVEGDPIVALSWLHNGVKLALHVEKSGASSFGEKFSRVKFSPSLTLFGGKPMEGWIAVTVSGLVTVSLLKPSGQVLTSTESLCRLRGRVALADIAFTGGGNIVVAAADGSSASPVKFYKVCVSVVSEKCHIDTEILPSLFMRCTTDPNRKDRCPAITHLKFLARDMSEQVLLCASSQTSSLVECWSLRKEGLPVNNIFQQISPVVGDKQPMILKWRILSATNDLDRVSAVALPKLPISLTNTDLKVASDTQFYPGLGLALAFQDGSVHMVHRLSLQTMAVFYSSAPRSLDEPALKRPRTTCPAVHFKAMQLSWTSLALVGIDNHGKLSMLRISPSLGHPLEPKLALQHLLFLLEYCMVTGYDWWDILLHVQPGMVQSLVERLHEEYTRQKPALQQVLSTRILAMKASLCKLSPCTVARVCDYHTKLFLMAITSTLKSLLRPHFLNTPDKSPGDRLAEICAKITDVDIDKVMINLKTEEFVLDMNTLQALQQLLQWVGDFVLYLLVSLPNQGSPLRPGHSFLRDGTSLGMLRELMVVIRIWGLLKPSCLPVYTATSDTQDSMSLLFRLLTKLWICCRDEGTASEPDEGLVDECCLLPSQLLVPNLDWLPASDGLVSRLQPKQPLRLRFGRAPTLPSSTSTLQLDGLTRAPGQPKIDHLRRLHLGAYPTEECKACTRCGCVTMLKSPNKTTAVTQWEQRWIKNCLCGGLWRRVPLSCS; encoded by the exons ATGGCGGCGTCGGATCCCGGGCGTTGGGGCGAGTGTGGACCGCGGCCGCCGGGCCGACTGGGCGCCCGGGGCGGACAG CCAGGGACTGTGCTAGGTGCGGTGGGTATGATGGACCTGGCCTACGTGTGCGAATGGGAGAAGTGGGCCAAGAGCACATACTGCCCGTCGCTGCCCCTGGCCTGCGCCTGGTCCTGCAGGAACCTCATTGCCTTCACCACAGACCTACGCAATGATGACCAGG ACCTGACACACATGATCCATATCCTAGACACGGAACACCCCTGGGAAGTGCACTCTGTCAGCTCTGGTCACAGCGAGGCCATCACCTGCCTGGAGTGGGACCAGTCGG GGTCCCGGCTCCTGTCTGCTGATGCTGATGGACAGATCAAATGCTGGAGCATGGCTGACCACCTGGCCAACAGCTGGGAGAGCTCAGTGGGCAGCCAGGTGGAGGGGGACCCCATCGTGGCCCTGTCCTGGCTGCACAACGGGGTGAAGCTGGCCCTGCATGTAGAGAAG TCTGGTGCCTCCAGCTTTGGAGAGAAGTTCTCACGTGTGAAGTTCTCCCCGTCACTCACGCTGTTTGGTGGCAAGCCAATGGAGGGTTGGATTGCAGTGACAGTCAGCGGCCTGGTCACTGTGTCCCTCCTGAAGCCCAGCGGGCAGGTGCTGACGTCCACAGAGAGCCTGTGCCGGCTGCGTGGCAGAGTGGCGCTGGCTGACATTGCCTTCACGGGCGGTGGGAACATCGTGGTGGCCGCTGCGGACGGCAGCAGCGCGTCGCCCGTGAAGTTCTACAAGGTGTGCGTCAGCGTGGTGAGTGAGAAGTGCCACATCGACACAGAGATCCTGCCCTCGCTGTTCATGCGCTGCACCACTGATCCCAACCGCAAAGACAGGTGCCCCGCCATCACACACCTCAAGTTCCTGGCGCGAGATATGTCTGAGCAG GTGCTCCTGTGTGCGTCCAGCCAGACCAGCAGCCTGGTGGAGTGTTGGTCCCTTCGGAAAGAGGGCCTTCCCGTGAACAATATCTTCCAGCAGATCTCGCCTGTGG TTGGTGACAAACAGCCCATGATCCTCAAGTGGCGGATCCTGTCGGCCACCAACGACCTGGACCGTGTATCCGCGGTGGCACTGCCGAAACTGCCCATTTCACTCACCAACACTGACCTCAAGGTGGCTAGTGACACCCAGTTCTATCCAGGCCTTG GCTTAGCGCTGGCCTTCCAGGACGGCAGCGTGCACATGGTGCATCGGCTGTCCCTGCAGACCATGGCGGTATTCTACAGCTCAGCCCCACGTTCACTGGATGAGCCTGCCCTGAAACGCCCACGCACCACATGCCCCGCCGTACACTTTAAGGCCATGCAGCTGTCCTGGACTTCGCTGGCCCTTGTGGGCATCGACAACCACGGGAAG CTCAGCATGCTGCGTATCTCTCCATCCCTGGGTCACCCGCTGGAGCCCAAGCTGGCTCTGCAACATCTGCTGTTCCTGCTGGAATACTGCATGGTGACCGGCTATGACTGGTGGGACATCCTGCTGCACGTGCAGCCCGGCATGGTGCAGAGCCTGGTGGAGCGGCTGCATGAGGAGTACACGCGCCAGAAGCCTGCCCTGCAACAG gtCCTCTCCACCCGGATACTGGCCATGAAGGCCTCACTGTGCAAGCTGTCACCCTGCACCGTGGCTCGTGTGTGTGACTACCACACCAAGCTGTTCCTCATGGCCATCACGTCCACCCTAAAGTCGCTGCTGCGCCCACACTTCCTCAACACCCCTGACAAGAGCCCTGGGGACCGCCTGGCCGAGATCTGCGCCAAGATCACCGATGTTG ACATTGACAAAGTCATGATCAACCTGAAGACTGAAGAGTTCGTCCTAGACATGAACACTTTGCAGGCACTGCAACAGTTGCTACAGTGGGTGGGAGACTTCGTGCTTTACCTCCTGGTCAGCCTGCCCAACCAG GGCTCCCCACTAAGGCCAGGCCACAGCTTCCTCCGCGATGGTACCTCCCTGGGCATGCTGCGAGAGTTGATGGTTGTCATCCGAATCTGGGGCCTGCTGAAGCccagctgcctgcctgtctacaCAGCCACCTCGGACACCCAGGACAGCATGTCCCTGCTCTTCCGACTGCTCACCAAACTGTGGATCTGCT GCCGTGATGAGGGCACAGCCAGTGAACCAGATGAGGGTTTGGTGGATGAATGCTGCCTGCTGCCTAGCCAGCTGCTGGTTCCCAACCTGGACTGGCTTCCCGCCAGTGACGGCCTGGTCAGTCGCCTTCAGCCCAAACAGCCCCTGCGCCTGCGCTTCGGCAGGGCACCCACCCTGCCCAGCAGCACCTCCACCCTGCAGCTGGATGGCCTCACCAG GGCCCCTGGCCAGCCCAAGATCGACCACCTCCGGAGGCTACACCTGGGCGCCTACCCCACCGAGGAGTGCAAAGCCTGCACCAG GTGTGGCTGTGTCACCATGCTGAAGTCTCCCAACAAGACAACCGCTGTGACACAGTGGGAACAGCGGTGGATCAAGAATTGCCTGTGTGGTGGGCTGTGGCGGCGAGTGCCTCTCAGCTGTTCCTGA
- the Cfd gene encoding complement factor D isoform X3 codes for MCSTAPRPDSGWPGGRGPCSALHGFCASERHTHVWWHPAGRAVGAQRRALHGWSVLLGAHSLSAPEPYKRLYDVQSIVPHPGSRPDSVEDDLILFKLSQNASLGPHVRPLPLQHEDKEVEPGTLCDVAGWGVVTHAGRRPDVLQQLTVSIMDRMTCNLRTYHDGAVTINMMCAESNRRDTCRGDSGSPLVCGDVVEGVVTWGSRVCGNRRKPGVFTRVATYETWLKTVLNGNVTA; via the exons ATGTG CAGCACAGCCCCGAGGCCGGATTCTGGGTGGCCAGGAGGCCGTGGCCCATGCTCGGCCCTACATGGCTTCTGTGCAAGTGAAcggcacacacatgtgtggtggCACCCTGCTGGACGAGCAGTGGGTGCTCAGCGCCGCGCACTGCATGGATGGAGT GTGCTCCTGGGTGCCCATTCCCTGTCCGCCCCTGAACCCTACAAGCGGCTGTATGATGTGCAGAGTATAGTGCCCCACCCCGGCAGCCGGCCTGACAGCGTTGAGGACGACCTCATTCTCTTTAAG CTATCCCAGAATGCCTCATTGGGTCCCCACGTGAGACCCCTACCCTTGCAACATGAGGACAAAGAAGTGGAACCCGGTACGCTCTGCGACGTGGCTGGTTGGGGTGTGGTCACCCATGCAGGACGCAGGCCTGATGTTCTGCAGCAACTGACAGTGTCAATCATGGACCGGATGACCTGCAATCTGCGCACATACCATGATGGGGCAGTCACCATTAACATGATGTGTGCAGAGAGCAACCGCAGGGACACTTGCAGG GGAGACTCCGGCAGCCCTCTAGTGTGCGGTGATGTGGTCGAAGGTGTGGTTACGTGGGGCTCTCGAGTCTGTGGCAACCGCAGAAAGCCAGGCGTCTTTACTCGAGTGGCAACCTACGAGACGTGGCTCAAAACCGTCTTAAATGGTAATGTGACAGCCTGA
- the Med16 gene encoding mediator of RNA polymerase II transcription subunit 16 isoform X3, whose translation MAASDPGRWGECGPRPPGRLGARGGQEPGTVLGAVGMMDLAYVCEWEKWAKSTYCPSLPLACAWSCRNLIAFTTDLRNDDQDLTHMIHILDTEHPWEVHSVSSGHSEAITCLEWDQSGSRLLSADADGQIKCWSMADHLANSWESSVGSQVEGDPIVALSWLHNGVKLALHVEKSGASSFGEKFSRVKFSPSLTLFGGKPMEGWIAVTVSGLVTVSLLKPSGQVLTSTESLCRLRGRVALADIAFTGGGNIVVAAADGSSASPVKFYKVCVSVVSEKCHIDTEILPSLFMRCTTDPNRKDRCPAITHLKFLARDMSEQVLLCASSQTSSLVECWSLRKEGLPVNNIFQQISPVVGDKQPMILKWRILSATNDLDRVSAVALPKLPISLTNTDLKVASDTQFYPGLGLALAFQDGSVHMVHRLSLQTMAVFYSSAPRSLDEPALKRPRTTCPAVHFKAMQLSWTSLALVGIDNHGKLSMLRISPSLGHPLEPKLALQHLLFLLEYCMVTGYDWWDILLHVQPGMVQSLVERLHEEYTRQKPALQQVLSTRILAMKASLCKLSPCTVARVCDYHTKLFLMAITSTLKSLLRPHFLNTPDKSPGDRLAEICAKITDVDIDKVMINLKTEEFVLDMNTLQALQQLLQWVGDFVLYLLVSLPNQGSPLRPGHSFLRDGTSLGMLRELMVVIRIWGLLKPSCLPVYTATSDTQDSMSLLFRLLTKLWICCEAVMRAQPVNQMRVWWMNAACCLASCWFPTWTGFPPVTAWSVAFSPNSPCACASAGHPPCPAAPPPCSWMASPGPLASPRSTTSGGYTWAPTPPRSAKPAPGVAVSPC comes from the exons ATGGCGGCGTCGGATCCCGGGCGTTGGGGCGAGTGTGGACCGCGGCCGCCGGGCCGACTGGGCGCCCGGGGCGGACAG GAGCCAGGGACTGTGCTAGGTGCGGTGGGTATGATGGACCTGGCCTACGTGTGCGAATGGGAGAAGTGGGCCAAGAGCACATACTGCCCGTCGCTGCCCCTGGCCTGCGCCTGGTCCTGCAGGAACCTCATTGCCTTCACCACAGACCTACGCAATGATGACCAGG ACCTGACACACATGATCCATATCCTAGACACGGAACACCCCTGGGAAGTGCACTCTGTCAGCTCTGGTCACAGCGAGGCCATCACCTGCCTGGAGTGGGACCAGTCGG GGTCCCGGCTCCTGTCTGCTGATGCTGATGGACAGATCAAATGCTGGAGCATGGCTGACCACCTGGCCAACAGCTGGGAGAGCTCAGTGGGCAGCCAGGTGGAGGGGGACCCCATCGTGGCCCTGTCCTGGCTGCACAACGGGGTGAAGCTGGCCCTGCATGTAGAGAAG TCTGGTGCCTCCAGCTTTGGAGAGAAGTTCTCACGTGTGAAGTTCTCCCCGTCACTCACGCTGTTTGGTGGCAAGCCAATGGAGGGTTGGATTGCAGTGACAGTCAGCGGCCTGGTCACTGTGTCCCTCCTGAAGCCCAGCGGGCAGGTGCTGACGTCCACAGAGAGCCTGTGCCGGCTGCGTGGCAGAGTGGCGCTGGCTGACATTGCCTTCACGGGCGGTGGGAACATCGTGGTGGCCGCTGCGGACGGCAGCAGCGCGTCGCCCGTGAAGTTCTACAAGGTGTGCGTCAGCGTGGTGAGTGAGAAGTGCCACATCGACACAGAGATCCTGCCCTCGCTGTTCATGCGCTGCACCACTGATCCCAACCGCAAAGACAGGTGCCCCGCCATCACACACCTCAAGTTCCTGGCGCGAGATATGTCTGAGCAG GTGCTCCTGTGTGCGTCCAGCCAGACCAGCAGCCTGGTGGAGTGTTGGTCCCTTCGGAAAGAGGGCCTTCCCGTGAACAATATCTTCCAGCAGATCTCGCCTGTGG TTGGTGACAAACAGCCCATGATCCTCAAGTGGCGGATCCTGTCGGCCACCAACGACCTGGACCGTGTATCCGCGGTGGCACTGCCGAAACTGCCCATTTCACTCACCAACACTGACCTCAAGGTGGCTAGTGACACCCAGTTCTATCCAGGCCTTG GCTTAGCGCTGGCCTTCCAGGACGGCAGCGTGCACATGGTGCATCGGCTGTCCCTGCAGACCATGGCGGTATTCTACAGCTCAGCCCCACGTTCACTGGATGAGCCTGCCCTGAAACGCCCACGCACCACATGCCCCGCCGTACACTTTAAGGCCATGCAGCTGTCCTGGACTTCGCTGGCCCTTGTGGGCATCGACAACCACGGGAAG CTCAGCATGCTGCGTATCTCTCCATCCCTGGGTCACCCGCTGGAGCCCAAGCTGGCTCTGCAACATCTGCTGTTCCTGCTGGAATACTGCATGGTGACCGGCTATGACTGGTGGGACATCCTGCTGCACGTGCAGCCCGGCATGGTGCAGAGCCTGGTGGAGCGGCTGCATGAGGAGTACACGCGCCAGAAGCCTGCCCTGCAACAG gtCCTCTCCACCCGGATACTGGCCATGAAGGCCTCACTGTGCAAGCTGTCACCCTGCACCGTGGCTCGTGTGTGTGACTACCACACCAAGCTGTTCCTCATGGCCATCACGTCCACCCTAAAGTCGCTGCTGCGCCCACACTTCCTCAACACCCCTGACAAGAGCCCTGGGGACCGCCTGGCCGAGATCTGCGCCAAGATCACCGATGTTG ACATTGACAAAGTCATGATCAACCTGAAGACTGAAGAGTTCGTCCTAGACATGAACACTTTGCAGGCACTGCAACAGTTGCTACAGTGGGTGGGAGACTTCGTGCTTTACCTCCTGGTCAGCCTGCCCAACCAG GGCTCCCCACTAAGGCCAGGCCACAGCTTCCTCCGCGATGGTACCTCCCTGGGCATGCTGCGAGAGTTGATGGTTGTCATCCGAATCTGGGGCCTGCTGAAGCccagctgcctgcctgtctacaCAGCCACCTCGGACACCCAGGACAGCATGTCCCTGCTCTTCCGACTGCTCACCAAACTGTGGATCTGCTGTGAG GCCGTGATGAGGGCACAGCCAGTGAACCAGATGAGGGTTTGGTGGATGAATGCTGCCTGCTGCCTAGCCAGCTGCTGGTTCCCAACCTGGACTGGCTTCCCGCCAGTGACGGCCTGGTCAGTCGCCTTCAGCCCAAACAGCCCCTGCGCCTGCGCTTCGGCAGGGCACCCACCCTGCCCAGCAGCACCTCCACCCTGCAGCTGGATGGCCTCACCAG GGCCCCTGGCCAGCCCAAGATCGACCACCTCCGGAGGCTACACCTGGGCGCCTACCCCACCGAGGAGTGCAAAGCCTGCACCAG GTGTGGCTGTGTCACCATGCTGA
- the Cfd gene encoding complement factor D isoform X2 has protein sequence MHSSVYFVALVVLGAAVCAQPRGRILGGQEAVAHARPYMASVQVNGTHMCGGTLLDEQWVLSAAHCMDGVTKNDSVQVLLGAHSLSAPEPYKRLYDVQSIVPHPGSRPDSVEDDLILFKLSQNASLGPHVRPLPLQHEDKEVEPGTLCDVAGWGVVTHAGRRPDVLQQLTVSIMDRMTCNLRTYHDGAVTINMMCAESNRRDTCRGDSGSPLVCGDVVEGVVTWGSRVCGNRRKPGVFTRVATYETWLKTVLNGNVTA, from the exons ATGCACAGCTCCGTGTACTTCGTGgctctggtggtcctgggagCGGCTGTATGTG CACAGCCCCGAGGCCGGATTCTGGGTGGCCAGGAGGCCGTGGCCCATGCTCGGCCCTACATGGCTTCTGTGCAAGTGAAcggcacacacatgtgtggtggCACCCTGCTGGACGAGCAGTGGGTGCTCAGCGCCGCGCACTGCATGGATGGAGT GACCAAGAATGACTCTGTGCAGGTGCTCCTGGGTGCCCATTCCCTGTCCGCCCCTGAACCCTACAAGCGGCTGTATGATGTGCAGAGTATAGTGCCCCACCCCGGCAGCCGGCCTGACAGCGTTGAGGACGACCTCATTCTCTTTAAG CTATCCCAGAATGCCTCATTGGGTCCCCACGTGAGACCCCTACCCTTGCAACATGAGGACAAAGAAGTGGAACCCGGTACGCTCTGCGACGTGGCTGGTTGGGGTGTGGTCACCCATGCAGGACGCAGGCCTGATGTTCTGCAGCAACTGACAGTGTCAATCATGGACCGGATGACCTGCAATCTGCGCACATACCATGATGGGGCAGTCACCATTAACATGATGTGTGCAGAGAGCAACCGCAGGGACACTTGCAGG GGAGACTCCGGCAGCCCTCTAGTGTGCGGTGATGTGGTCGAAGGTGTGGTTACGTGGGGCTCTCGAGTCTGTGGCAACCGCAGAAAGCCAGGCGTCTTTACTCGAGTGGCAACCTACGAGACGTGGCTCAAAACCGTCTTAAATGGTAATGTGACAGCCTGA
- the Cfd gene encoding complement factor D isoform X1 → MHSSVYFVALVVLGAAVCAAQPRGRILGGQEAVAHARPYMASVQVNGTHMCGGTLLDEQWVLSAAHCMDGVTKNDSVQVLLGAHSLSAPEPYKRLYDVQSIVPHPGSRPDSVEDDLILFKLSQNASLGPHVRPLPLQHEDKEVEPGTLCDVAGWGVVTHAGRRPDVLQQLTVSIMDRMTCNLRTYHDGAVTINMMCAESNRRDTCRGDSGSPLVCGDVVEGVVTWGSRVCGNRRKPGVFTRVATYETWLKTVLNGNVTA, encoded by the exons ATGCACAGCTCCGTGTACTTCGTGgctctggtggtcctgggagCGGCTGTATGTG CAGCACAGCCCCGAGGCCGGATTCTGGGTGGCCAGGAGGCCGTGGCCCATGCTCGGCCCTACATGGCTTCTGTGCAAGTGAAcggcacacacatgtgtggtggCACCCTGCTGGACGAGCAGTGGGTGCTCAGCGCCGCGCACTGCATGGATGGAGT GACCAAGAATGACTCTGTGCAGGTGCTCCTGGGTGCCCATTCCCTGTCCGCCCCTGAACCCTACAAGCGGCTGTATGATGTGCAGAGTATAGTGCCCCACCCCGGCAGCCGGCCTGACAGCGTTGAGGACGACCTCATTCTCTTTAAG CTATCCCAGAATGCCTCATTGGGTCCCCACGTGAGACCCCTACCCTTGCAACATGAGGACAAAGAAGTGGAACCCGGTACGCTCTGCGACGTGGCTGGTTGGGGTGTGGTCACCCATGCAGGACGCAGGCCTGATGTTCTGCAGCAACTGACAGTGTCAATCATGGACCGGATGACCTGCAATCTGCGCACATACCATGATGGGGCAGTCACCATTAACATGATGTGTGCAGAGAGCAACCGCAGGGACACTTGCAGG GGAGACTCCGGCAGCCCTCTAGTGTGCGGTGATGTGGTCGAAGGTGTGGTTACGTGGGGCTCTCGAGTCTGTGGCAACCGCAGAAAGCCAGGCGTCTTTACTCGAGTGGCAACCTACGAGACGTGGCTCAAAACCGTCTTAAATGGTAATGTGACAGCCTGA
- the Cfd gene encoding complement factor D isoform X4: MCTAPRPDSGWPGGRGPCSALHGFCASERHTHVWWHPAGRAVGAQRRALHGWSVLLGAHSLSAPEPYKRLYDVQSIVPHPGSRPDSVEDDLILFKLSQNASLGPHVRPLPLQHEDKEVEPGTLCDVAGWGVVTHAGRRPDVLQQLTVSIMDRMTCNLRTYHDGAVTINMMCAESNRRDTCRGDSGSPLVCGDVVEGVVTWGSRVCGNRRKPGVFTRVATYETWLKTVLNGNVTA, encoded by the exons ATGTG CACAGCCCCGAGGCCGGATTCTGGGTGGCCAGGAGGCCGTGGCCCATGCTCGGCCCTACATGGCTTCTGTGCAAGTGAAcggcacacacatgtgtggtggCACCCTGCTGGACGAGCAGTGGGTGCTCAGCGCCGCGCACTGCATGGATGGAGT GTGCTCCTGGGTGCCCATTCCCTGTCCGCCCCTGAACCCTACAAGCGGCTGTATGATGTGCAGAGTATAGTGCCCCACCCCGGCAGCCGGCCTGACAGCGTTGAGGACGACCTCATTCTCTTTAAG CTATCCCAGAATGCCTCATTGGGTCCCCACGTGAGACCCCTACCCTTGCAACATGAGGACAAAGAAGTGGAACCCGGTACGCTCTGCGACGTGGCTGGTTGGGGTGTGGTCACCCATGCAGGACGCAGGCCTGATGTTCTGCAGCAACTGACAGTGTCAATCATGGACCGGATGACCTGCAATCTGCGCACATACCATGATGGGGCAGTCACCATTAACATGATGTGTGCAGAGAGCAACCGCAGGGACACTTGCAGG GGAGACTCCGGCAGCCCTCTAGTGTGCGGTGATGTGGTCGAAGGTGTGGTTACGTGGGGCTCTCGAGTCTGTGGCAACCGCAGAAAGCCAGGCGTCTTTACTCGAGTGGCAACCTACGAGACGTGGCTCAAAACCGTCTTAAATGGTAATGTGACAGCCTGA